In Candidatus Poribacteria bacterium, the sequence GGTCGCAACTCCGACAGGAAGACCTTGGTTTGCTTTGGGAACACTTTGTTCTCAATGAAATTATGGCGCATACGCAATCCCGCGATATACATTATTGGCGTAATAAGAGCGGACAGGAAGTTGATTTTGTGCTCACACGCGTCCGTAATGTGCCGATTGCTATTGAGTGCAAGTGGACTGCCTCCGGATTTTCGCCGCGTGCTCTACTCGCGTTCCGCAGACAATATCCAGACGGTGAGAACTTCGTCGTGGCACACGATGTGGATCGCTCTTTCACAAATAATTACAACGGAATCCAGGTTAAGTTTGTGAATTTGGACGAATTGATTGCTGAAGTACACCTTCCCCAAAGATAAAAACTTGCTTTAAAAGCGAATTTTTGCTATAGTAAGGTTTGAAATAGATATCTTTAAAAACTTATCTCATAAACTGATTTCTGTGGCGGGGTCTCCGCGCCTCAGCCTCTTCCAAATCCCAGTTATAGAAATGAAAGGAGATTCCGGTCATGCAAGATTTTTCGTATGTTTCCGCGCAAACGGTGCCGGAAGCCGTTGCCCTACTTGATGAAAAGGGAGAAAAAGCTCGCATTTTGGCGGGTGGGACTGACCTCATCGTTCAAGTCCGGGAAGCACGCCGAGACGTTGACTTGATGATTGATGTCAAATCCATTCCAGAGGTAAACGTCTTAAATTACGATGCTAACGCTGGCTTGGTGCTTGGTGCCGCAGTCGAGTGTTATAAAATTTACGCCGTTGATGCTATCTGCCGTGCTTATCCCGGTTTAGTCGATGCGACCAAAATTATCGGTGGCACCGCGATCCAAGGACGCGCCGGTGTCGGCGGTAATTTGTGTAATGCTTCACCCGCTGCGGATTGCATACCACCACTAATTGTGCTAAATGCCACTTGTGTCATTGCCGGTCCAAACGGCGAACGTGAATTGCCTGTTGAACAATTCTGCACGGCTCCGGGACAGACTGCTCTCGCAAAAGGTGAGATGCTTGTCTCTCTGAAGATACCAGCACCTGCAAGCAATTCGAGTTCCTTCTATCTCCGGTTTATCCCGCGCAATGAGATGGATATTGCTGTCGTTGGTGCCGGTGCATCTGTAACACTTGATGCTGCGAAACAGACAATTGTCTCTGCACGTATCGCACTCGCTGCTGTTGCACCTACGCCGCTCTTTGCTGAGGAAGCGAGTGCACTGCTCGCCGGTCGCGAGGTCTCTGATGCCGCAATTGACGAAGCTGCACAAGCTGCACAAGCGATCGCCCGTCCGATTAGTGATATGCGTGGTACTGCGGAGCAGCGAACTCATCTCGTCGGTGTGCTGACTCGGCGCGCACTCAACGGTGCAATTCAGAGGGTTTGAAACGCAGCATAAATTTTGTTGATTTTCTTACGGCAATTTTTAAGGGTTAATCATCCATGGATATTCTTGAGACTTGTCGAAGAACCATTTAGAGTTATGGACGAAACGGAGTGAAAACTGAATTGTTATAAAGAACGAAAGGAATTATACTATGGCGAGAAAATCGCACGTTCAAACCACTATCAATGGTGAAACGGTGGAATTTCTCTGCGAATCCCGTCAAAGCCTCCTCGAAGTCCTCAGAGATGAACTCCATCTTACGGGTGCTAAAGAGGGATGTAACAACGGAAATTGTGGGGCTTGCAGTGTCATCCTTGATGGCAGACTTGTCAATTCATGCCTTGTCCTCGGTGTGGAGACTGAAGGCAAATCTGTGGAAACCATAGAAGGTCTCGCGGAACCTGACAAGCTGCACCCGATCCAAGATGCCTTCTTGGAAAACGCCGCGCTCCAGTGCGGTATTTGCACACCCGGCTTTATTATGAGTGCTAAGGCACTGCTGGATAGCAATCCGAATCCAACTGAACATGAAGTTCGGTACTGGTTGGCGGGTAACCTGTGTCGCTGTACCGGCTATGATAAAATTGTCAAAGCAGTGATGGATGTTGCTAAGGAAACCTCTGCTTAACTTCACACAAACCGAGTTTCATGAATCGGAGGTATATGCGTAATGGCAACCGAAAAGAAAGAATATAAAGTTATCGGTACTCGGCCCATCCGCCATGACGGTGTCGACAAAGTCACCGGTCGTGCACTTTACGGGGCAGATTTTCAAATGGCTGGACTCTTACACGGTAGAGTCCTTCGAAGCCCACACGCCCATGCGCGGATTATATCGATTGATACCAGCCGTGCCGAAGCCTATCCCGGGGTTAAAGGCGTTGTTACCGCGAAAGATTTGCCTGATGCTGGGGACAAAGTCGCGGATCTCGGCGAAGGTGCTGTTAATCTCAAACATCTCTGCGATAACATCTTGGCAAGCGATAAAGTGTTGTACAAAGGGCACGCCGTTGCCGCTGTTGCTGCGACGAGTCCACACATCGCAGAAGAGGCTTGCACACTTATTGATGTCGAATACGAGGTGCTGCCACCTGTCTTAGAGGTCCGCCAAGCGATGGAGCCGGATGCACCGCTCCTGCACGAACACTTGAAAACTACCTCAATGGGTGAGACGGCTGATGAACCGAGCAACGTTGCAAGTCATATCCAGCATCAGTTGGGTGACCCTGAAAAGGGATTCGCCGAAGCGGATATCATTGTTGAGCGTGATTTTGTTACAGGCACCGTCCATCAAGGTTATATTGAGCCGCACAACGCCACAGCACATTTCAACCAAGATGGTCAACTGACTATTTGGTGTAGCACGCAAGGTGCGTTTACTGTTCGTGAACAGGTCGCCGAAATTCTCCAATACCCCATTTCCAAAATTAAAGTCGTTCCGATGGAAATTGGCGGCGGTTTTGGCGGTAAGATTAGTGTTTACATCAAACCTGTCGCCGCATTGTTGGCAAAGAAAACAGGTAAGCCTGTCAAAGTGCTCATGAACCGTGCTGATGTATTTGAAGGCACAGGACCGACACCTGCCTCCTACATTCGCGTCAAGATGGGTGCGACGAATGAAGGTAAGATAACTGCCGCTGAGGCATATCTCGCTTTTGAAGCGGGTGCCTACCCCGGTTCCCCCGTTGGACCTGGCGCGATGTGTATCTTTGCACCCTACAGCATTGAAAACGTTATAATTGACGGCTACGATGTCGTTGTCAATAAACCGAAAACTGCGCCTTACCGCGCCCCCGGTGCACCAAACGCTGCTTTCGGTTCTGAGACAGTTGTTGACGAGATCGCGGAAAAACTCGGCATTGACCCACTTGAGATCCGATTGCTCAACGGTGCAAAAGAGGGCGACCGGCGTGCAGATGGACCCATTCACCCCCGCATCGGCTGTATTGAAAC encodes:
- a CDS encoding xanthine dehydrogenase family protein subunit M: MQDFSYVSAQTVPEAVALLDEKGEKARILAGGTDLIVQVREARRDVDLMIDVKSIPEVNVLNYDANAGLVLGAAVECYKIYAVDAICRAYPGLVDATKIIGGTAIQGRAGVGGNLCNASPAADCIPPLIVLNATCVIAGPNGERELPVEQFCTAPGQTALAKGEMLVSLKIPAPASNSSSFYLRFIPRNEMDIAVVGAGASVTLDAAKQTIVSARIALAAVAPTPLFAEEASALLAGREVSDAAIDEAAQAAQAIARPISDMRGTAEQRTHLVGVLTRRALNGAIQRV
- a CDS encoding (2Fe-2S)-binding protein is translated as MARKSHVQTTINGETVEFLCESRQSLLEVLRDELHLTGAKEGCNNGNCGACSVILDGRLVNSCLVLGVETEGKSVETIEGLAEPDKLHPIQDAFLENAALQCGICTPGFIMSAKALLDSNPNPTEHEVRYWLAGNLCRCTGYDKIVKAVMDVAKETSA
- a CDS encoding xanthine dehydrogenase family protein molybdopterin-binding subunit, encoding MATEKKEYKVIGTRPIRHDGVDKVTGRALYGADFQMAGLLHGRVLRSPHAHARIISIDTSRAEAYPGVKGVVTAKDLPDAGDKVADLGEGAVNLKHLCDNILASDKVLYKGHAVAAVAATSPHIAEEACTLIDVEYEVLPPVLEVRQAMEPDAPLLHEHLKTTSMGETADEPSNVASHIQHQLGDPEKGFAEADIIVERDFVTGTVHQGYIEPHNATAHFNQDGQLTIWCSTQGAFTVREQVAEILQYPISKIKVVPMEIGGGFGGKISVYIKPVAALLAKKTGKPVKVLMNRADVFEGTGPTPASYIRVKMGATNEGKITAAEAYLAFEAGAYPGSPVGPGAMCIFAPYSIENVIIDGYDVVVNKPKTAPYRAPGAPNAAFGSETVVDEIAEKLGIDPLEIRLLNGAKEGDRRADGPIHPRIGCIETLEAAKAHPHYTAPNGKKHHGRGVASGYWFNIGLESSVTINVNADGTINLVEGSTDIGGTRASIAMQAAEVLGIPAESVNPSVVDTNSVGYTAVTGGSRTTYATGYAAYEAAQEVKQKMIARAAKLWEVDEANVQFADGEFSCINGKEEQISFRDLCGRLGETGGPIVGSGTVNPGGAGGAYATHVVDVVVDEETGKIEILRYTAVQDAGKAIHPSYVEGQIQGGAVQGIGWALNEEYIYNAEGEMTNASFLDYRMPTCLDLPMIDTVIIEVPNPGHPYGVRGVGEVPIVPPMAAIANAIYDAIGVRMTELPMSPDRLLKAMGKI